A single Struthio camelus isolate bStrCam1 chromosome 6, bStrCam1.hap1, whole genome shotgun sequence DNA region contains:
- the RPRM gene encoding protein reprimo yields MNGSAAAAGGGTAAAGLLAGAGSAALELERALRCCTAASVVTDGGGGGGGGGGAAAAAADERSLYIMRVVQIAVMCVLALTVVFGIFFLGCNLLIKSEGMINFLVKDRRPSKEVEAVVVGPY; encoded by the coding sequence atgaacggctcggcggcggcggcgggcggcgggacggcggcggcggggctgctggcgggcgccgggagcgcggcgctgGAGCTGGAGCGGGCGCTGCGCTGCTGCACCGCCGCCTCCGTGGTCACCGACGGCggcggaggtggtggtggcggcggcggggcggcggcggcggcggcggacgagCGGAGCCTGTACATCATGCGGGTGGTGCAGATCGCCGTCATGTGCGTCCTGGCCCTCACCGTCGTCTTCGGCATCTTCTTCCTCGGCTGCAACCTGCTCATCAAGTCCGAGGGCATGATCAACTTTCTGGTCAAGGACCGTCGCCCGTCTAAGGAGGTGGAGGCGGTGGTGGTGGGGCCCTACtga